The Paenibacillus dendritiformis region TCACGGCGTTCACCCTGCCGAAGGAGCAAATGACGATCGAATGGTTCGAGGCGAATCTGCATCTGATGGTGGAAGGAAGCCGCCGGATTGCGGATTATGCGGCACAGTTCGGCATTACGACGACCTTGGAAAACCACGGCTTCTCTGCTCAAGCAAGCGACCGCGTGCAGCGTATATTGTTATCGGTAAACCGTCCGAATTTCAAAACGACGCTCGATGTCGGGAACTTCCTGTGCGTCGATGAGAATCCGCTTGTCGGCGTGAAGAAAAACTTGCCGTATGCTTCGCTGGTCCATGTGAAGGATTTTTATGTGCGTCCATTCTATGAGCATCCGGGCGAGGGAGACTGGTTCCTGACGGCGAACGATAATTATTTGCGTGGAGCGATTCTGGGCCAGGGCGACTTGCCGATGCGGGAGATCATCAAGCTTATCAAGCAATCCGGTTATGACGGATATATTACGCTTGAGTTCGAGGGTATGGAAGATTGCCGGGTCGGCTCATCGATCGGATTGAAAAATTTGAAGCGTTTCTGGGATGAAGCCTAAGCGTTAGTACGGGGCATTTTTTCATAAAAATAACATGCAGGGAAAGGCCGTTCTCGCCATTAGCGGGAAACGGTCTTTCTTCATTAGAAGGGGGGATGGGGGCTGCGCTTCTTTCAACCACTATCCCATTGACTCAGAATGAGCGGCCCTCTGCTCAGTTAATGGTGTGATTGATGGCTTGAGTGGGTGCTAGTAACGGGGAGGGGATCCTGAGCGAGGGGGAGAGTGTGCATAAGGTCCGGCAACAACCTTTTTTGGTATGTTGGAAATGCAACCTTGCAGCCGCTTGATCGCATCTATGTATATAGAGAGCCAATGGGGGGAGAAGATGAACGCCGAACAGGAATGGGTGACAAGGCTGCGCGGCGGCGACCGCGAAGCGCTGCGTTCGCTCATGGATGCATACGGTCATGACGTCATGCGGATGGCTGCCTTGCTGCTTGGCGATCGGCATGGCGCTGAGGACATCAGCCAGGAAGTGTTCTGGACCGTGTTCCGCCGAATTCATCAGAAGTCGGAAAACGGCAGCTTACGGGCATGGATCATGAAGATTACGGTGAATCTGTGCCGGGCCCAGATGCGGAAGGCGTCATGGAAGCGGCTCTTCTTCACGGAGCAGCCGTGGCGGAATGAGATCTCCTCCATCGGAACCACGGAAGCGGTGGCGCTGCGCCTCACGTTGGGGGAATGCATTCAGAAGCTGTCTTATCCAGATCGGGAGATCATCGTGCTTCATTATTTTCAAGATTGGGCCATTGCCGACATAAGCGCCGTACTAGGACAGCCCGAAGGTACGGTGAAGAGCAGACTGTCGCGTGCGCGGAGCAAGCTTGAACGAATCTTGAAGGAAAGCGGGTGGGAGCATGAGTGAGCGTTGGCGCGAGGCGCTGCAGGAAGAGATGACGCAGGTGGCATTTACCGAGAAAATGAAGCAAGAGGTGATCGCGCATGCGAAGCCTTCCCTGTGGGAGCGTGAAATCCGGATTCCGCTGCGCTTGGCGATTCCGGGCTTATTCCTGTCGCTGCTCCTCGCACTCTCCCCGCTGCTCCTGCCTGGGGGGACAGGCGAGTCGGATCGGATGGCTAAGGATGAGACGGCCGCATCGGAAGACAGCTTCGTCTACGTGGGCGGCATCTATATTCGGGCTTCGCTGCTGGAGAAGGAGGGAAGAGATTGATACGGTTAAAAGTTCGGCATCTCGCCATCCTATTGGCCGTGCTGGCCGCTTTGTCGGGATTGTCCTGGATCCTGCCGAAGATAGCGGCACAGCCACATGAATTTTGGTTGTCATTTCTTGGGCGGGGGGAGGATACGGCCAATGAAAGGTACTTTGCGCTAATGAACAGCCATCTTCCCGCACGTGAGAACATGCTGTATATCGGTAAGAATAGTTCCTCCTTCTCGACGCAAGGATCGGAAAACACGGAGCTATCCGTGGAGGCGATGGAACAGCAGGCCGAGCAATTCCTTCGCGACTACCCCGATCATCCGAATGCCTCTCTCGCTCGGAGCCGGCTCGCCAATATCTATATGCTGGACAAAAGATGGGAGAAAGCAGAGCGGCTGTACAAGGAATTGATGCGAAGCGATTCGTTGCATAATTTTGAATACCGCGATCAAGTGAAGCTGCTGGAATCAAGAGCGCCCAAGCCAGGAGAGAAGCCGATGCTGAGCGGCACCGTTATGCGAGGGCAACAACCGCTCGAAGGAGCTGTCGTCGTGCTGCGTAAGACGGACGCGAACTCGTGGCACTCTCCACCCCGCCCGGATATTTATCCAATGGCAATGACGGATGAGAACGGGGAATTCCGTTTTTATCAGGTGCCGGAACAGACCTATGATATCGAAATCGGAGCTCCGCTGCGGGAACTGGATTCCTATACGTACGCAGAGACTTCGCCGGATAGCATCGTGTTGAAGAAAGGGCAATCGGTGGAAGGGATTGTTATGCAGTTGAATCCGAATCTCACCGTCCTTGAGCCGCAAGGTCCTGTCACCGTGGAGGGCGATGCGGTTACGATGCGATGGGAAGCCTATCCGGGCGCTGCCTATTATGTGGTGCAATGGATGGAGCCGCATCAGTCTCGCTCCGGCAAATCCCGGGGGGCGGCCACTCATGTGCTTCCGGGAAAGCATGCAGGGACGAAAGCTACGTACCGTCTATCGGAGCTGAGAGAGAATGGTGCCGCCGGCGGCGGAATGAATTGGTCGCCTGATGAGGGCATCTGGATTTATCCTTCCTATTTGCTCGGTATCGGATACCCTGGCGCCCAGTATGTGTGGAGCGTCGATGCCTATGACGATCAGGACAGGAAAATTAGCAGCTCCCGGCCATACGCGATCGTCGACCAAAGGGAGCTGCCGCTCATTCGCATCCCGGATGGCCCGCTGTCGGACGGAGATCGATACGTTCTGCAGGCGGATTATGAGTCGGCCAAGCGCGCTTACTTGAAGGAAGGCAATAATCGGCATGCATTGCGGGTCCTTGCCCGCATGGAAATGATCGGGACGACGAAGGATTCCTGGGGAGATGAGAAGAAGGCACTTTATTATTTGAAGCAAATCGATCAGCCGGACCTCTCCGATCTGAAAATGATGGAGCTGTGCTATTCCCGCTTAAAGATGGAGGACGAAGCGGAACGGATACGGAGGGAAGTGGAGCGCCTGGAGGGCGGTCAGGCATCCAGCCGCGATGGTTAGGGATTATGCCGCCGGACCATGGCCAGGTTCGGCGGCGTGTACACCGGCGCATACTTGATTTCCGTTAAGGAAAATCTCGCCGGTAAGTTGATAAGGAACAGGGAGCAAGGAAAAGTTAATTTAGGGGTTGCTTTTCTAGCAGGAGCGTGATATATTTATATTCCTGTCTTCGACAGAGCAGCATCATCAGCCGCATGAAGCGAAAAAAGATTTTAAAAAAATGCTTGACGCTGAATCGAAGACATGATATATTATAAAAGTCGCCGCTGAACGCGGTGAAGAAAAGAAAGCAACTTACTAATGAGGTTGGTTGCCGGATTGTTCTTTGAAAACTGAACAACGAGTGATGTTTGTGCAAGAGGTCAAATGACCTCGTCAGCAATAAATGAGCAAGTCAAACTTTACTTTTATGGAGAGTTTGATCCTGGCTCAGGACGAACGCTGGCGGCGTGCCTAATACATGCAAGTCGAGCGGAGCGGATGGAGTGCTTGCACTCCTGATGCTTAGCGGCGGACGGGTGAGTAATACGTAGGTAACCTGCCCTTAAGACCGGGATAACTCACGGAAACGTGGGCTAATACCGGATAGGCGATTTCCTCGCATGAGGGAATCGGGAAAGGCGGAGCAATCTGCCACTTATGGATGGACCTACGGCGCATTAGCTAGTTGGTGGGGTAACGGCTCACCAAGGCGACGATGCGTAGCCGACCTGAGAGGGTGATCGGCCACACTGGGACTGAGACACGGCCCAGACTCCTACGGGAGGCAGCAGTAGGGAATCTTCCGCAATGGACGCAAGTCTGACGGAGCAACGCCGCGTGAGTGATGAAGGTTTTCGGATCGTAAAGCTCTGTTGCCAGGGAAGAACGCTATGGAGAGTAACTGTTCCATAGGTGACGGTACCTGAGAAGAAAGCCCCGGCTAACTACGTGCCAGCAGCCGCGGTAATACGTAGGGGGCAAGCGTTGTCCGGAATTATTGGGCGTAAAGCGCGCGCAGGCGGTCATGTAAGTCTGGTGTTTAAACCCGGGGCTCAACTCCGGGTCGCATCGGAAACTGTGTGACTTGAGTGCAGAAGAGGAAAGTGGAATTCCACGTGTAGCGGTGAAATGCGTAGAGATGTGGAGGAACACCAGTGGCGAAGGCGACTTTCTGGGCTGTAACTGACGCTGAGGCGCGAAAGCGTGGGGAGCAAACAGGATTAGATACCCTGGTAGTCCACGCCGTAAACGATGAATGCTAGGTGTTAGGGGTTTCGATACCCTTGGTGCCGAAGTTAACACATTAAGCATTCCGCCTGGGGAGTACGGTCGCAAGACTGAAACTCAAAGGAATTGACGGGGACCCGCACAAGCAGTGGAGTATGTGGTTTAATTCGAAGCAACGCGAAGAACCTTACCAGGTCTTGACATCCCTCTGACCGTCCTAGAGATAGGGCTTCCCTTCGGGGCAGAGGTGACAGGTGGTGCATGGTTGTCGTCAGCTCGTGTCGTGAGATGTTGGGTTAAGTCCCGCAACGAGCGCAACCCTTAACTTTAGTTGCCAGCATTGAGTTGGGCACTCTAGAGTGACTGCCGGTGACAAACCGGAGGAAGGTGGGGATGACGTCAAATCATCATGCCCCTTATGACCTGGGCTACACACGTACTACAATGGCTGGTACAACGGGAAGCGAAGCCGCGAGGTGGAGCGAATCCTAAAAAGCCAGTCTCAGTTCGGATTGCAGGCTGCAACTCGCCTGCATGAAGTCGGAATTGCTAGTAATCGCGGATCAGCATGCCGCGGTGAATACGTTCCCGGGTCTTGTACACACCGCCCGTCACACCACGAGAGTTTACAACACCCGAAGTCGGTGGGGTAACCGCAAGGAGCCAGCCGCCGAAGGTGGGGTAGATGATTGGGGTGAAGTCGTAACAAGGTAGCCGTATCGGAAGGTGCGGCTGGATCACCTCCTTTCTAAGGATTACGTCTCCTGCGACGGAGACATACAGGAAGCATAAGCTTCCACACACGAACATCACTCGTTTTCAGTTTTGAAAGGATAATCCCTTTCACTTGTACCTTGAAAACTGAATCGCGAAAGTAAAGCTTAGAATCATCCTTATAAATAATGATGGTTTAAAAAGGCCACTAAGGACTTTTTAAACTACCTTGCTAGGTTAAGCTAGTAAGAGCACACGGAGGATGCCTAGGCGCCAGGAGCCGACGAAGGACGTGGCGAACGACGAAATTGCCTCGGGGAGCTGTAAGCAAGCATCGATCCGGGGATGTCCGAATGGGGAAACCCGGCTGCTGTAATAGGCAGTCACTCACACCTGAATCCATAGGGTGTGAAGAGGCATACGAGGGGAACTGAAACATCTAAGTACCCTCAGGAAGAGAAAACAATAGTGATTCCGTCAGTAGCGGCGAGCGAACGCGGAAGAGCCTAAACCGGAGAGCTTGCTCTCCGGGGTTGTGGGACGTCTCACATGGAGTCAGAAAGGTGTTTATTAGACGAAGAGGTCTGGAAAGGCCCGCCGTAGAAGGTAATAGCCCTGTACTCGAAAGTAAATGCCCTCCGAGACGGATCCCGAGTACCGCGGGACACGTGAAACCCCGTGGGAATCCGGCAGGACCATCTGCTAAGGCTAAATACTCCCTGGCGACCGATAGTGAAGCAGTACCGTGAGGGAAAGGTGAAAAGCACCCCGGAAGGGGAGTGAAATAGAACCTGAAACCGTGTGCTTACAAGAAGTCAGAGCCCGTTTAATGGGTGATGGCGTGCCTTTTGTAGAATGAACCGGCGAGTTACGTTTACGTGCAAGGTTAAGGTGAAAAGCCGTAGCCGCAGCGAAAGCGAGTCTGAATAGGGCGAATGAGTACGTAGGCGTAGACCCGAAACCGTGTGATCTACCCCTGTCCAGGGTGAAGGTGCGGTAACACGCACTGGAGGCCCGAACCCACGAATGTTGAAAAATTCGGGGATGAGGTGGGGGTAGCGGAGAAATTCCAATCGAACTCGGAGATAGCTGGTTCTCCCCGAAATAGCTTTAGGGCTAGCCTCGGAGGAAGAGTCGTGGAGGTAGAGCACTGATTGGGTGCGGGGCCCGCCAAGGGTTACCAAGCTCAGTCAAACTCCGAATGCCATGGACTTATTATCCGGGAGTCAGACAATGGGTGCTAAGGTCCGTTGTCAAGAGGGAAACAGCCCAGACCATCAGCTAAGGCCCCTAAGTGTACGTTAAGTGGGAAAGGATGTGGAGTTGCCCAGACAACCAGGATGTTGGCTTAGAAGCAGCCATCATTTAAAGAGTGCGTAATAGCTCACTGGTCGAGTGACTCTGCGCCGAAAATGTAACGGGGCTAAACGTACCGCCGAAGCTATGGATTGATGCTTGCATCAGTGGTAGGGGAGCGTTGTGTACCGGGTTGAAGGCAGACCGGAAGGACTGCTGGACTGTACACAAGTGAGAATGCCGGTATGAGTAACGAAAAGACATGTGAGAATCATGTCCGCCGAAAGCCTAAGGGTTCCTGGGGAAGGCTCGTCCGCCCAGGGTAAGTCGGGACCTAAGGCGAGGCCGAAAGGCGTAGTCGAAGGACAACAGGTTGAAATTCCTGTACCACCGTAGCCGTTATGAGCAATGGGGGGACGCAGAAGGATAGGGACGCGAGCTGATGGATGCTCGTCCAAGCAGTGAGGCTGGTCAGTAGGCAAATCCGCTGACCGTAAGGCTGGGCTGTGACGGGGAGGGAAAATTACAGTACCGAAGGTCTTGATTTCATGCTGCCAAGAAAAGCCTCTAGCCAGGTAAAGGTGCCCGTACCGCAAACCGACACAGGTAGGCGAGAAGAGAATTCTAAGGCGCGCGGAAGAACTCTCGTTAAGGAACTCGGCAAAATGACCCCGTAACTTT contains the following coding sequences:
- a CDS encoding RNA polymerase sigma factor codes for the protein MYIESQWGEKMNAEQEWVTRLRGGDREALRSLMDAYGHDVMRMAALLLGDRHGAEDISQEVFWTVFRRIHQKSENGSLRAWIMKITVNLCRAQMRKASWKRLFFTEQPWRNEISSIGTTEAVALRLTLGECIQKLSYPDREIIVLHYFQDWAIADISAVLGQPEGTVKSRLSRARSKLERILKESGWEHE
- a CDS encoding sugar phosphate isomerase/epimerase family protein → MKAGLSTYSLLQAIRAGEMTVLDVIDWIADNGGEHMEIVPYGFTLVDNPELADAVRDKAKERGIELSNYSMPANFVQETEEAFEAEVERVKQHVDLLHRMRIKHMRHDVTAFTLPKEQMTIEWFEANLHLMVEGSRRIADYAAQFGITTTLENHGFSAQASDRVQRILLSVNRPNFKTTLDVGNFLCVDENPLVGVKKNLPYASLVHVKDFYVRPFYEHPGEGDWFLTANDNYLRGAILGQGDLPMREIIKLIKQSGYDGYITLEFEGMEDCRVGSSIGLKNLKRFWDEA